The following are encoded in a window of Cryptococcus gattii WM276 chromosome M, complete sequence genomic DNA:
- a CDS encoding Long-chain fatty acid transporter, putative (Hypothetical Protein), whose amino-acid sequence MVNTKAQFDKAVAIVKGLPEDGPVKPTQEDKLAVSPYASSPLTTANEGDVSGPAPGMFDFVGKAKYNAWKKISGMSKEDAMAKYVELLTEMLKKSDDEASKQYLAELEGIKKCYAMTSKRVVFEQC is encoded by the exons ATGGTCAACACCAAGGCTCAGTTCGACAAGGCTGTCGCTATCGTCAAGGGTCTCCCCGAGGACGGACCCGTCAAGCCTACTCAGGAGGACAAGCTCGCTGTCAGTCCTTACGCTTCCTCACCACTCACCACA GCTAACGAAGGTGATGTTTCCGGTCCTGCCCCTGGTATGTTCGACTTTGTCGGCAAGGCCAAGTACAACGCCTGGAAGAAGATTTCTGGCATGAGCAAGGAGGACGCTATGGCTAAGTACGTTGAACTTTTGACTGAG ATGCTCAAGAAGTCCGATGACGAGGCTTCTAAGCAGTACCTCGCCGAGCTCGAGG GTATTAAGAAGTGCTATGCAATGACCTCTAAACGTGTTGTTTTTGAGCAGTGCTAA
- a CDS encoding dUTP diphosphatase, putative (Similar to TIGR gene model, INSD accession AAW46925.1), which produces MDPLQPLPEFVAEMDVKLLSDRATLPTHGSVFAAGMDLYAAEHKVIPARGRALVDLQLSIAVPQGHYGRIAPRSGLASKHGIQTGAGVIDSDYRGPVMVLLFNHSDVDFEVNPKDRIAQLILERISVPKLRQVESLDATVRGAGGFGSTGGFGPVPKKQKVEEEIVETTTIKRKEI; this is translated from the exons ATGGACCCATTGCAG CCTCTCCCGGAATTTGTCGCGGAAATGGACGTTAAACTACTCTCTGACCGGGCAACTTTACCAACCCACGGTTCTGTTTTCGCCGCCGGTATGGACCTTTACGCTGCCGAGCACAAGGTTATCCCCGCTCGTGGACGTGCCCTTGTGGATCTTCAGCTTTCTATCGCAGTCCCTCAAGGACACTATGGCCGTATCGCACCCCGAAGCGGACTTG CTTCCAAGCATGGTATTCAGACCGGAGCTGGTGTAATTGACTCTGACTATCGAGGGCCTGTAATGGTGCTTCTCTTCAACCATTCAGATGTGGACTTTGAAG TGAATCCCAAAGACCGCATTGCTCAACTGATCCTGGAAAGGATCTCTGTTCCCAAGCTCAGACAAGTCGAG TCTCTTGACGCTACAGTCCGTGGGGCTGGAGGTTTCGGCTCTACCGGTGGCTTTGGACCGGTTCCCAAGAAACAAaaggtggaggaggaaatCGTAGAGACGACCACTATCAAGAGAAAGGAGATTTAA
- a CDS encoding Alpha DNA polymerase, putative (Similar to TIGR gene model, INSD accession AAW46831.1), whose translation MSASDNIARQELNDRFGRAVIDHPDVMAECLSLMRLYNLTASDLFFKYEAFVMSRPSGLRAKLSTITIDSVKELRTELQRSQQAKAVASMATASGPGMNGSEKRKAVGVKKAKGLSDLEGLLGNLTTPNRPTKPQPTASSAISPSHFASPASATKATSLTTPQRHSPLPPTASSYRPNPSKLSSSSNVFLDTPMDKGTNGLLVPSSPLSPSGVSPSSSPRLGQSFTKQANSNTVVETLNIHLPQLPPSRTRLVSKPRVELASTITAADYNYRYMFEKLSERSEALDDAIDEYADAIKDAYGLSELGDPHFVSDESIYTVGRILSNTTSSKSDKVALKNSFHLQSSRLIGAGKRIALELLEEKLQVRGGAPGVKGFSLYSGCLVCIKGRNGGGSKFVAEEILLLPPSLLPQTPASELIDFQYGDKMKGEPLSLVVAAGPYTVNENLLFEPFETLVDKVLEDRPDVFILLGPFIDSQHPIIKSCAVTETPQEIFRKQISRRLQKVVTQSPSTVIILVPSVRDIVSHHMAFPQSMLEKEYLGLPKKVKALPNPCTFSVNEVTISLSSVDILFHLGQAHAPIRAQEADPDPDMNGIPAPDPLANHIRQVLGQRSFYPIFPPPEDVAGEVNLDVTHYPLLKMDQAPDILILPSRLNKFAKIVDSTLVINPSHIARARATGHYAKIIIHPTAREILEESMEVDGEESLCEHQVYERARSEIWKI comes from the exons ATGTCTGCTTCCGACAACATTGCTCGTCAGGAGCTCAATGACCGATTTGGTCGCGCTGTGATAGACCACCCAGATGTGATGGCAGAGT GCCTGTCATTGATGCGGCTATATAACCTCACCGCCTCtgatctcttcttcaagtACGAGGCGTTCGTCATGTCGAGGCCATCTGGACTTCGTGCCAAATTGTCAACTATAACGATCGATAGTGTCAAGGAGCTTCGAACAGAATTACAACGTTCTCAACAGGCGAAGGCTGTTGCTAGTATGGCAACGGCTAGCGGGCCAGGGATGAATGGATctgagaagaggaaggcTGTGGGAGTGAAGAAAGCGAAAGGCTTAAGTGATCTCGAAGGCTT GCTCGGAAACTTGACGACACCCAACCGTCCAACTAAACCCCAGCCCACTGCGTCCTCTGCAATATCTCCTAGCCACTTTGCGTCTCCAGCTTCGGCCACTAAGGCTACCTCTTTGACCACTCCCCAACGTCATTCGCCTCTCCCCCCAACAGCGAGTAGCTATCGTCCCAATCCCTCAAAACTCTCCTCATCGAGCAATGTCTTTCTCGATACTCCCATGGATAAAGGAACGAACGGACTGTTGGTACCTTCCAGTCCTCTGAGCCCATCTGGAGTGTCGCCCTC TTCATCCCCCCGGCTCGGCCAATCGTTCACGAAACAAGCCAACTCCAACACTGTGGTCGAGACTTTGAACATACACCTGCCTCAGTTACCCCCTTCCCGTACCCGATTAGTGTCAAAACCACGAGTCGAATTAGCATCGACAATTACAGCTGCAGACTACAATTACCGTTACATGTTTGAGAAACTGTCCGAGCGTAGTGAGGCCTTGGATGACGCTATTGATGAGTATGCCGATGCTATTAAGGATGCCTACGGTCTTTCGGAACTCGGCGATCCCCATTTCGTCTCTGATGAGAGCATCTACACTGTCGGGAGGATACTATCCAACACAACGTCTTCCAAAAGCGATAAGGTTGCATTGAAAAATTCTTTCCACCTTCAGTCATCCCGACTGATTGGTGCAGGAAAGCGAATTGCCCTCGAGCTTCTTGAGGAGAAACTCCAAGTTAGAGGCGGAGCGCCTGGAGTCAAAGGCTTTTCGTTGTATAGTGGTTGTTTGGTTTGCATTAAGGGGAGGAATGGAGGCGGATCAAAATTCGTTGCCGAAGAGATCCTCTTG TTACCGCCTagtcttcttcctcagaCACCCGCCTCTGAGCTGATCGATTTCCAGTATGGAGATAAAATGAAAGGGGAGCCTTTGTCTTTAGTGGTAGCCGCAGGGCCTTATACTGTCAATGAAAATCTCCTCTTCGAACCGTTCGAAACTCTTGTGGATAAAGTGCTTGAAGATCGGCCAGACGTTTTTATCCTC CTTGGACCATTCATCGACTCACAACACCCAATCATCAAATCCTGCGCTGTGACGGAAACGCCGCAGGAGATTTTCCGCAAGCAGATTTCCAGGCGTCTCCAAAAGGTCGTTACTCAGAGCCCGTCCACTGTCATTATCCTCGTACCGAGTGTGCGGGACATCGTGTCACATCATATGGCTTTCCCCCAATCTATGTTGGAGAAAGAATATCTTGGATTGCCCAAA AAAGTCAAAGCTCTCCCTAATCCTTGCACATTCTCAGTCAACGAGGTCACCATCTCTCTATCCTCTGTCGAcattctcttccatctAGGACAAGCTCATGCGCCCATAAGGGCTCAAGAGGCCGACCCAGATCCAGACATGAACGGTATCCCCGCCCCTGACCCTCTAGCGAACCATATCCGACAGGTGCTTGGCCAGCGGAGCTTTTATCCCATATTCCCTCCACCGGAAGATGTCGCTGGTGAAGTGAATTTGGATGTCACGCACTATCCTTTGCTCAAAATGGACCAAGCACCTGATATCCTCATATTACCAAGTAGGCTCAACAAATTTGCGAAA ATTGTTGATTCTACTCTCGTCATCAATCCCTCCCATATCGCGCGCGCTCGAGCTACCGGACATTACGCTAAGATTATCATTCACCCTACAGCCAGAGAAATTTTGGAAGAATCTATGGAAGTTGACGGCGAGGAATCATTATGTGAACATCAAGTGTACGAACGGGCACGATCAGAGATCTGGAAGATATGA
- a CDS encoding uncharacterized protein (Similar to TIGR gene model, INSD accession AAW46938.1) gives MENTSSTLTAFRQAEKHFKNRANKDIYPSLRQWQDRLIDLSRPDSQDEDEIWAAGWWSPDHDIVPVATNGRRRKGIVKKNKGERPESDIASLKSLSLHGGRTGYIVAPGCILIPGYLTAKQQLSFLHDSLAQYTLPPNPLSLSTHYDLPPDLFSLFVSDPEATVLPKHMTGAVNPEVSASASQPKSRKLNDTEPASVIGYEEIIARNKAWTGDVPSDKLGAKEVRKLWKEIRWANLGWVYQWSTKSYDFTPETPIPFPAPLAELCSEAVASVPWENVFSSESDPDASTYGWQSWPRDYKPDTGIVNFYQLNDTLMAHVDRAEDRLDPARPLVSVSLGHAAILLLGSDSRDEVPRPIILRSGDMLIMSGKGRQAYHGVPRILEGSLPSHFLVQESDSEKMKAAKNWISTARININARQVFPPGFERLK, from the exons ATGGAAAATACCAGCTCCACCTTGACCGCTTTCAGGCAAGCGGAAAAGCACTTCAAGAACCGGGCTAATAAAGATATTTACCCTTCACTTCGTCAATGGCAAGACCGTTTGATCGACTTGTCCCGGCCAGATTCCcaagatgaggatgaaatATGGGCCGCTGGATGGTGGAGTCCTGATCACGATATTGTGCCAGTAGCTACAAATggtagaagaagaaagggaaTAGTGAAAAAGAATAAAGGTGAGAGACCAGAGTCGGACATTGCGAGCCTTAAATCATTATCTTTACATGGCGGGAGGACTGGATATATTGTCGCTCCAG GATGTATTCTTATACCGGGCTACCTTACGGCCAAACAACAGCTTTCCTTCCTACATGACTCCCTCGCCCAATACACTCTGCCGCCTAATCCCCTCTCACTTAGCACGCATTACGATCTCCCTCCCGACTTGTTCTCCTTATTTGTCTCAGATCCGGAAGCGACCGTCCTTCCAAAACACATGACTGGCGCAGTCAATCCTGAAGTATCTGCATCCGCTTCCCAACCAAAGAGCAGGAAATTGAATGATACAGAACCGGCATCAGTGATAGGGTATGAAGAGATTATAGCTCGGAATAAAGCTTGGACAGGGGATGTGCCTAGTGATAAGCTGGGAGCGAAAGAGGTGAGGAAGCTTTGGAAGGAAATTCGGTGGGCGAATTTGGGATGGGTATATCAA TGGTCGACAAAATCGTATGATTTCACACCAGAAACCCCAATACCTTTCCCCGCCCCTCTTGCCGAACTTTGCTCTGAGGCAGTAGCATCAGTGCCATGGGAAAATGTGTTCTCTTCAGAATCGGATCCAGACGCTTCGACATATGGCTGGCAATCTTGGCCAAGAGATTACA AGCCTGATACGGGAATTGTCAACTTTTACCAACTGAATGATACTCTCATGGCTCACGTCGATCGTGCAGA AGACAGACTAGATCCCGCTCGACCGCTGGTTTCAGTCTC TCTGGGCCATGCTGCGATCCTTCTCTTGGGTTCTGACTCTCGTGATGAAGTTCCTAGACCGATAATACTTCGTTCCGGCGATATGCTGATCATGAGCGGTAAAGGCCGACAGGCGTACCATG GCGTACCACGTATCCTTGAAGGAAGCCTTCCATCACACTTCTTGGTACAGGAAAGTGACTCTGAGAAGATGAAGGCAGCGAAGAACTGGATAAGTACAGCTAGGATTAACATCAACGCTAGACAAGTTTTTCCACCAGGTTTTGAAAGATTAAAGTGA
- a CDS encoding E167 tumor protein-like protein, putative (Similar to TIGR gene model, INSD accession AAW46936.1) → MLIYQDILTGDEMISDAFPIKEIGDIAYEIDCANIIIKEGDVDIGGNPSAEEAAEALEEGAQQVNNVVHSFRLQSTTFDKKSYLTYLKGYMKAVKTQLQESNPDRVAAFEKGAQDLAKKIVANFKDYEFYIGESMNPDGMVCLLNYREDGVTPYFTMWKDGLKQIKI, encoded by the exons ATGCTGATCTACCAGGACATTCTTACCGGTGACGAGATGATCTCCGACGCCTTCCCCAT CAAGGAGATCGGTGACATTGCCTACGAGATTGACTGTGCcaacatcatcatcaagGAGGGTGACGTTGACATCG GAGGTAACCCTTCCGCGGAGGAGGCCGCCGAGGCCCTCGAGGAGGGTGCCCAGCAGGTCAACAACGTTGTCCACTCTTTCCGACTTCAGTCCACTACTTTCGACAAGAAG TCTTACCTTACCTACCTTAAGGGCTACATGAAGGCCGTCAAGACTCAGCTCCAGGAGTCCAACCCCGACCGAGTTGCTGCTTTCGAGAAGGGCGCTCAGGATCTCGCCAAGAAGATTGTTGCCAACTTTAAGGACTACGAGTTCTACATCGGAGAGAGCATGAACCCCGACGGCATGGTCTGCCTCCTT AACTACCGAGAGGACGGTGTCACCCCTTACTTCACCATGTGGAAGGACGGTCTTAAGCAG ATCAAGATCTAA
- a CDS encoding RNA processing-related protein, putative (Similar to SGTC gene model, INSD accession EAL17567.1), whose product MLPRAHLSPSLLRCTGATATHVVPRPATRGLVDTAPATSLAELARQASKRLTSRSDASASLEQSARPIISNDEAPKTAQSLGQQGRADLAVDLSSLSSGLDYQRRLRTKAPHLKINSSSKNSLDVSESKVGQNAHRRRRLSLKTSAGHVRNQKLDTGSDQSVNSVDHGNEKSDFELPTGSDASGGKCTDAFSEGTSKSEIESEEGEAIESGSLSANKIAIGKVKPAREMKVARLRKGLNRVLFSPGIHHLRDPRTGVWNFDASLSDIPQPQDFAFHRCPLYITPSQDQELLELAHKYACRFLGSTSTVSKSLSQIYFALSGGRGIDTSILSQDFSTGRSDFTRGAELPASIVLNRLGKRTYSIDNDKTYDVDNILSDFGHILEKMLTSEAEDLKRFLLSSPEESVSEAERTEREAYHYKKIGSMLLRSQLDCYHPDLPGSGVFDIKTRACFPIRYDSANYLANSVYDIFKDRGYTGSYEREYYDLMRAVMLKYSFQVRIGGMDGIFLAYHNTSRIFGFQYVPLTEIDQRIFGSSEMADAAFKISVTILQKLLDLGVKAFSGVDVKMIIKHTPNIDQNSVTAYVEPKHWKAEKGPPPVQAITITMENFLDGQLIQGQIPAFVVDERTRQVPEWTVKYSVIKTGMDEISQLEARKGAQSLRKKLVDMASLYIPEGHTVESVTRYYEARRQAIEAGRHAATASLTDLPEPTDIVDDDVKDGESATQDEESLIPASVEEKAVKSAEQLLTIQWKKPAKHTLKLRREAKASGKAYEERKKSWRSAQKQP is encoded by the exons ATGCTCCCCCGTGCTCAcctctctccctcccttCTCCGCTGTACTGGAGCGACAGCGACACATGTCGTCCCTCGCCCCGCCACAAGGGGTCTTGTCGATACAGCTCCTGCCACCAGCTTGGCGGAACTGGCTCGGCAAGCATCTAAGCGCCTTACAAGTCGAAGCGATGCCTCTGCCTCCCTGGAACAATCTGCACGACCAATTATCTCTAATGATGAAGCCCCAAAAACGGCGCAATCACTTGGGCAGCAAGGGAGAGCCGACCTCGCTGTAGACCTCAGCTCGCTTTCCTCAGGGCTAGATTACCAAAGACGGCTGAGAACCAAGGCTCCACATCTCAAAATCAACAGTAGCTCGAAGAATAGCTTAGACGTATCTGAAAGTAAAGTGGGACAAAATGCGCATAGGAGACGCAGACTGTCTTTAAAGACATCTGCTGGCCATGTCAGGAATCAGAAGTTGGACACAGGTTCAGATCAATCAGTTAACAGTGTTGATCATGGGAATGAAAAGTCTGACTTTGAATTGCCTACTGGTTCAGATGCATCAGGAGGAAAATGCACTG ATGCCTTCTCTGAAGGCACGAGCAAATCAGAAATTGAATCcgaggaaggagaagctATTGAATCAGGGTCTTTATCAGCCAACAAGATCGCTATAGGAA AGGTGAAACCCGCGCGGGAAATGAAAGTGGCCCGATTACGAAAAGGCCTCAATAGAGTATTATTCAG CCCCGGCATCCACCATCTACGTGATCCTCGGACAGGGGTTTGGAACTTTGATGCCAGCTTAAGTGACATTCCACAACCCCAAGACTTCGCCTTTCATCGATGCCCTTTATACATCACACCATCGCAGGATCAA GAACTACTTGAGCTTGCACATAAGTATGCGTGTCGGTTCTTAGGATCCACTTCTACTGTGTCCAAGTCATTAAGCCAGATTTACTTTGCCCTGAGCG GTGGTAGAGGTATTGATACTTCGATATTGAGCCAGGATTTCTCGACTGGG AGATCTGATTTTACTCGAGGTGCAGAGTTGCCAGCGTCCATCGTCCTGAATCGATTAGGTAAACGCACTTACTCTATAGACAATGACAAAACATATGATGTGGACAATATCCTCAGTGATTTT GGGCACATCCTCGAGAAGATGCTCACGTCTGAAGCAGAAGATTTAAAACGCTTCCTTCTATCAAGTCCCGAAGAATCGGTTTCTGAGGCTGAAAGAACAGAGAGAGAAGCCTATCATTACAAAAAA ATTGGTTCTATGCTTCTTCGTTCTCAACTGGATTGCTACCACCCTGACCTGCCGGGCTCTGGTGTTTTCGATATCAAGACCAGAGCGTGTTTCCCTATTCGTTATGATTCCGCAAACTACCTT GCCAACTCCGTCTATGATATCTTCAAGGACCGAGGGTACACTGGATCTTACGAGAGGGA GTACTATGATCTCATGCGTGCAGTCATGTTGAAATACAG CTTCCAAGTCCGCATTGGTGGTATGGATGGCATCTTCCTTGCTTATCACAATACTTCTCGCATCTTCGGCTTCCAATATGTGCCTCT GACTGAAATTGATCAAAGGATCTTCGGGTCAAGTGAGATGGCCGACGCAGCTTTCAAGATCTCTGTAACCATTCTACAAAAGTTGTTAGACCTCGGTGTTAAAGCATTTTCTGGTGTT GACGTAAAAATGATCATCAAACATACGCCGAATATTGATCAAAATAGTGTGACGGCATATGTCGAGCCCAAACACTGGAAAGCTGAGAAAGGACCACCTCCCGTTCAGGCGATCACGATCACCATGGAGAACTTCCTTGATGGTCAACTTATTCAAGGCCAAATCCCGGCGTTCGTCGTCGATGAACGTACTCGGCAAGTACCGGAGT GGACTGTCAAGTACTCCGTGATTAAAACGGGAATGGATGAGATTAGCCAGCTAGAAGCTCGCAAGGGTGCTCAGAGTCTTCGGAAAAAGTTGGTCGACATGGCATCGTTATACATCCCCGAAGGTCATACTGTTGAGAGTGTGACTCGTTATTATGAGGCGAGGCGGCAAGCTATAGAGGCCGGCCGTCATGCGGCAACGGCATCTCTCACCGATTTACCAGAACCTACCGATATcgttgatgatgatgtcaAAGATGGGGAGAGTGCTACTCAAGATGAAGAAAGCCTGATCCCTGCTTCTGTTGAAGAAAAGGCCGTTAAATCTGCTGAACAGCTGCTGACTATCCAGTGGAAGAAACCTGCGAAACATACATTGAAATTGAGAAGGGAGGCTAAGGCTAGTGGAAAGGCATATgaggagaggaaaaaaTCTTGGAGATCTGCTCAAAAACAACCGTAA
- a CDS encoding Integral membrane protein, putative (Similar to TIGR gene model, INSD accession AAW46827.1), with translation MADLSQHANYTAAYSGLLDNFYLTVAIAGACFLGYEIEVHIPRQRGRDGPRQRLAVRAYNALARQWNRRRDPGASLQPRRRKGSWRLSSEGLVGGDKPVDPERERLGSRESWEFGYIFQPKAWAVNASRPLPEWPLAWIGTALKFRERDMPAKCGLDLTLHARFLRGCFFYTLLQTLIVMPILMPLHIFYSPTDIASTSMLRASVSSLVQSSGSRWLWVHALLIWWVSITWTCTVLWITWGGLAYRRREIKALAIKVQKERASKRVASRGEEGMDGMALPEDYEGIKRFRTVMVLNIPPDMRDENILQDYFDYYIEKHHQRKQDPSKRKPLTKRFKHAIPIGQNSSYPVPVDFEPAEKSNVEDVVLVRKLGVLINLRSRREEVLKRLEIAHTELAKRVLADVAKYYKRPKALYAIKDPAKAARMSILVEKLGRFTEPKSPHDDQTVWDALHSVPREYLDPYQVLTHSKPLSILHNHNPPLIDYLTTKLSYLTHLLTESLSKPLESYSTASTAFVTFRDAKTARLVLKILDSHPKRSLACKTVPAPDWTDLLWPRLGKSVYKSEFVRGWVVYLGVWVFTLAWIFPVSLLCALASLTNIAGFIKPLQTFLSNNPKAASALTSLAPVILVALLTLAICPILLVIANKAETIMTRLGVHNSVLERFWKFLMVNGVVFFAIGQSAIEAYLTAFQSNNFDPLPIVASAFPTAAPYFASYILLQVAIQPCFEVFRFGLATIVYVFGTRRSVVPRQRRSRTEYPTFSHFSQLPQQLLAGAIMHLFMLLNPLVIAFNLSLALVFYGACYVVWKRQFIYVYGRLYEVNGRRSCIRIQRYSMDALAYKAKGHAIATGVLFVLTLITKIM, from the exons ATGGCAGACTTGAGCCAGCACGCAAACTACACCGCGGCGTACTCGGGCCTGTTGGACAACTTTTACCTCACAGTCGCGATCGCGGGTGCTTGCTTCCTGGGCTATGAGATCGAAGTCCACATTCCGCGCCAGAGAGGTAGAGATGGGCCTCGACAGCGTCTAGCGGTGAGAGCCTACAATGCTTTAGCCAGGCAATGGAACAGACGAAGGGACCCGGGGGCTTCGCTTCAGCCGAGACGGCGTAAAGGGAGCTGGAGACTGAGTAGCGAGGGGTTGGTCGGCGGTGATAAGCCGGTGGATCCAGAGAGGGAACGGTTGGGCTCCCGCGAGAGCTGGGAATTTGGGTA CATCTTCCAACCTAAAGCATGGGCAGT AAACGCCTCTCGCCCACTACCGGAATGGCCTCTCGCCTGGATAGGCACCGCCTTGAAATTCAGAGAACGAGACATGCCTGCAAAGTGTGGCCTCGATCTCACTCTACATGCACGTTTCCTCCGTGGCTGCT TCTTCTACACTCTTCTCCAAACACTCATCGTCATGCCTATCCTCATGCCTCTCCATATATTTTACTCCCCCACGGACATTGCATCTACATCCATGCTCCGCGCTTCCGTCTCATCTCTCGTCCAGTCTTCCGGCTCCAGATGGCTCTGGGTCCACGCCCTGCTGATATGGTGGGTATCCATCACATGGACATGCACCGTCCTCTGGATCACATGGGGTGGACTCGCTTACCGGCGCCGAGAAATCAAAGCTTTAGCCATAAAAGTCCAAAAGGAGCGAGCGAGTAAGCGTGTTGCGTCtcgaggagaagaaggtaTGGACGGGATGGCGCTCCCTGAAGATTACGAGGGAATCAAACGATTTCGAACAGTGATGGTCCTCAATATCCCGCCGGATATGCGGGACGAAAATATCCTTCAAGATTATTTCGACTACTATATCGAAAAACATCATCAAAGGAAACAAGACCCTTCAAAACGTAAACCCTTGACCAAGAGGTTTAAACACGCGATCCCTATCGGCCAAAACTCATCGTACCCTGTCCCTGTCGACTTTGAACCAGCAGAAAAATCAAATGTGGAAGATGTCGTCTTGGTGCGTAAACTTGGTGTTTTAATCAATCTTCGTTCAAGGCGGGAAGAGGTTTTAAAAAGGCTAGAGATTGCGCATACGGAACTGGCGAAACGTGTCCTTGCAGATGTGGCCAAGTATTATAAACGGCCAAAAGCTCTTTATGCCATCAAAGATCCAGCCAAGGCTGCGCGCATGTCTATTCTAGTCGAAAAGCTTGGTAGATTTACTGAACCAAAATCTCCACATGACGATCAAACTGTTTGGGAT GCCCTCCATTCTGTTCCTCGGGAATATCTCGACCCATACCAAGTTTTGACCCACTCCAAACCCTTATCCATCTTGCATAACCACAACCCCCCTCTGATCGACTACCTAACCACCAAACTCTCCTATCTCACCCACCTCCTCACTGAATCCCTCTCCAAACCGCTCGAATCTTACTCTACAGCCTCTACCGCCTTTGTCACTTTTCGTGACGCCAAAACAGCAAGGTTGGTACTAAAAATCCTGGATAGTCATCCAAAAAGGAGTTTGGCGTGTAAGACCGTTCCGGCACCTGATTGGACGGATTTGCTGTGGCCGAGGTTGGGGAAAAGTGTTTATAAGTCAGAGTTTGTGAGGGGATGGGTAGTTTATCTCGGTGTTTGGGTATTCACCCTTGCTTGG ATATTCCCCGTCTCCCTCCTATGCGCCCTCGCATCCCTCACAAACATTGCAGGCTTCATAAAACCCCTTCAAACATTCCTGTCCAACAACCCCAAAGCCGCTTCGGCGCTCACCTCCCTCGCCCCCGTCATCTTGGTCGCATTGCTCACGCTGGCGATATGCCCGATTTTGTTGGTGATTGCAAACAAGGCGGAGACGATTATGACGAGATTGGGCGTACATAATAGTGTTTTGGAGAGGTTTTGGAAGTTTT TGATGGTGAACGGTGTTGTCTTTTTCGCT ATTGGTCAATCAGCTATCGAAGCGTACCTTACAGCATTCCAGTCAAATAATTTCGATCCCCTTCCGATCGTCGCTTCCGCCTTT CCAACGGCCGCACCGTATTTCGCATCGTACATTCTACTTCAAGTCGCTATCCAGCCATGTTTTGAGGTATTCCGCTTCGGG TTGGCTACGATTGTATACGTCTTTGGGACTCGTCGATCCGTCGTCCCTCGTCAGCGACGATCTAGAACTGAATA TCCGACATTCAGCCATTTCAGCCAGTTACCTCAACAGC TACTGGCAGGAGCGATTATGCATCTCTTCATGCTTTTAAACCCGCTCGTCATAGCCTTTA ATTTGTCCTTAGCGCTGGTTTTCTATGGGGCGTGCTATG TGGTGTGGAAACGGCAGTTCATCTACGTATATGGAAGACTCTATGAAGTCAATGGTCGTCGATCATGTATTAGGATCCAGCGATACAGTATGGATGCCTTGGCCT ACAAGGCAAAGGGACATGCTATTGCGACTGGAGTCCTCTTTGTACTGACTTTGATTACCAAGATCATGTAA
- a CDS encoding Hypothetical protein (Similar to TIGR gene model, INSD accession AAW46825.1; CNM01490), translating into MLPMRPSQSPCPPTTQSTTWLPPASGKSLVRSTAPMCCNVNRRRRLNPEISSGLPLPTENRYPQPASRPETYATPATKASDPAFNPYWKRDTRRSYPQTSVITQSDLSALLLSSPALSSLPSPETAVETKPESSGIAPASPPSDAQQVVPAGKVPVLADVLQKLPQGKAYLGGGLTTGQGQGLPPVAPPALISSKWVPKAGEPVPHGEYAYFPMYTVT; encoded by the exons ATGCTGCCAATGCGGCCAAGCCAAAGCCCATGTCCGCCGACCACACAAAGTACCACTTGGCTCCCACC GGCTTCTGGAAAAAGTTTAGTGCGTAGCACGGCACC GATGTGCTGCAACGTAAACAGGAGACGCCGTT TAAACCCCGAAATCTCTTCTGGCCTGCCCCTCCCCACCGAAAACCGCTACCCGCAACCCGCTTCTCGCCCGGAGACATACGCCACCCCCGCCACCAAGGCCAGCGACCCCGCCTTCAACCCG TACTGGAAGCGTGACACCCGTCGCTCCTACCCGCAGACCTCGGTCATCACCCAGTCGGACCTCTCcgccctcctcctctcctcccctgccctctcttctctcccttctcccgAAACAGCAGTCGAGACAAAGCCGGAATCGTCTGGCATTGCGCCCGCATCCCCGCCCTCTGACGCCCAGCAAGTCGTCCCTGCAGGCAAGGTGCCCGTCTTGGCAGACGTTTTGCAAAAGCTGCCTCAAGGCAAGGCGTATTTGGGTGGAGGTTTGACGACTGGCCAAGGGCAAGGGCTGCCCCCCGTTGCCCCGCCTGCCCTCATTAGCAGCAAGTGGGTGCCAAAGGCTGGCGAGCCTGTGCCGCATGGGGAATATGCTTATTTCCCCATGTACACTGTCACGTAG